One stretch of Tepiditoga spiralis DNA includes these proteins:
- the rplQ gene encoding 50S ribosomal protein L17 encodes MRHRVKTNKLNRYATHRKALLNNIARSIFEEGSIITTTAKAKTAKPLVEKLITKAIKANKGDATKKMALSREINRHFNDRKLVAKLVNEIAPKYMDRNGGYTRILKIGFRRGDASEMSLFQLLPVNEEEK; translated from the coding sequence ATGAGACATAGAGTTAAAACTAATAAATTAAATAGATATGCAACTCATAGAAAAGCTCTGCTCAACAATATTGCCAGAAGCATTTTTGAAGAAGGAAGTATAATTACTACAACAGCAAAAGCAAAAACTGCAAAACCTTTAGTTGAAAAATTAATAACAAAAGCTATAAAAGCTAATAAAGGCGATGCAACTAAAAAAATGGCATTGAGTAGAGAAATCAATAGACATTTTAATGATAGAAAACTCGTTGCAAAACTTGTAAATGAAATCGCTCCAAAATATATGGATAGAAATGGTGGATACACTAGAATTTTAAAAATAGGATTTAGAAGAGGCGATGCTTCTGAAATGTCACTTTTTCAATTACTTCCTGTTAATGAAGAAGAAAAATAA
- the rho gene encoding transcription termination factor Rho — translation MDTKKDEIKAVKINVSQLNEMTRRQLYVLARKFSITEYSKMTNSELKFAILRKQTESIGYFLYEGILEVLPDGYGFLRNVDNSLLQGPDDVYVSKSQITRFNLFTGDVVTGQVRPPKQGEKYFALLRVEAVNYESPEKSKDRVSFKNLTPEYPDKKMKLEHKNSPVSSTIIELFSPIGFGQRGLIVAPPKAGKTILMKDIANSIAVNYPETKRYVLLIDERPEEVTDIKDTVNANVIAAPFDMNPKNQIKVAEMTLNHVKRLVEFGHDVVILMDSITRFSRAYNLFVPSSGKLLSGGVDPAALVYPKKFFGAARKIREGGSLTIIATALVETGSKMDEVIFEEFKGTGNMELVLSREIADERTFPAINIKPSGTRKEELLIPKEELKNIFVLRKIISKMNPKEALEFILNMLKKSKDKNGIMKAIEKQKN, via the coding sequence ATGGATACAAAAAAAGATGAAATAAAAGCTGTAAAGATTAATGTTTCACAATTGAATGAAATGACTAGAAGACAACTTTATGTTTTAGCAAGAAAATTTTCAATTACTGAATATTCAAAGATGACAAATAGTGAATTAAAATTTGCCATACTTAGAAAGCAAACAGAATCTATTGGATATTTTTTATATGAAGGCATATTAGAAGTTTTACCTGATGGATATGGTTTTTTAAGAAACGTTGATAACTCTCTTTTACAAGGACCAGATGATGTATATGTTTCAAAATCTCAAATAACAAGATTTAATTTATTTACTGGGGATGTTGTTACTGGACAAGTTAGACCACCTAAACAAGGCGAAAAATACTTTGCACTATTAAGAGTTGAAGCGGTTAATTATGAATCGCCTGAGAAATCTAAAGATAGAGTTTCTTTTAAAAATCTTACTCCAGAATATCCAGATAAAAAAATGAAACTTGAACATAAAAACTCTCCTGTTAGTTCCACAATTATTGAATTGTTTTCACCTATAGGATTTGGGCAAAGAGGTCTTATAGTAGCGCCTCCAAAAGCAGGTAAAACTATATTGATGAAAGATATAGCAAATTCTATAGCAGTTAATTATCCTGAAACTAAAAGATATGTATTATTAATAGATGAAAGACCAGAAGAAGTTACAGATATAAAAGATACTGTAAATGCAAATGTTATAGCAGCACCTTTTGATATGAATCCTAAAAATCAAATAAAAGTTGCTGAAATGACTTTAAATCATGTTAAAAGATTAGTAGAATTTGGTCATGATGTAGTTATACTAATGGATAGTATAACAAGGTTTTCAAGAGCTTATAATTTGTTTGTTCCATCAAGTGGGAAACTCTTAAGTGGTGGTGTTGATCCAGCTGCACTTGTATATCCTAAAAAGTTTTTTGGTGCGGCAAGGAAGATAAGAGAAGGTGGAAGTTTAACTATAATAGCAACAGCTTTGGTTGAAACAGGATCAAAGATGGATGAAGTTATATTTGAAGAATTTAAAGGTACGGGAAATATGGAACTTGTATTATCAAGAGAAATTGCAGATGAAAGAACTTTCCCTGCAATAAATATAAAACCATCTGGAACAAGAAAAGAAGAACTTTTAATACCAAAAGAAGAATTGAAAAATATCTTTGTACTTAGGAAGATCATTAGCAAGATGAACCCTAAAGAAGCTCTTGAATTTATTTTAAATATGTTAAAAAAATCAAAGGATAAAAATGGTATAATGAAAGCAATAGAAAAACAAAAAAATTAA